The genome window AATTCCGCCATCTTTGCCCGAATACGATCATTATATTGTATATCATCTCGTGACCGTCCCGGGCAATGGATGAATAATGCTTATTACATCCTCAGGCTTGTGTGGACTATGAAGACATTAAGCTCGTTTAAAATCTCCAAAatgtttgattattattagtaCATTCTGAAACCTGATGTTCAAGAATATTAACCCTGAATTAACTTGGGCTTATAATTGACCgttaaatctttattacaataaaatatttcatatttgtgCTATAATCAAAGTCTCGaacatagatattttattcaataatatagaattaaaaagtaacatcACCATGATTTTAATGTCAAGGCAATGAAAGTGCGTTCTGAACCTAACAGTTAGcctaaataatacatacaaatCCATAAACAGAGAGTAGCTGCATGTATGAAGCCGGGCGGTAACATTTGAGACAACGTTCTATATGAACGCTGGACATCTTACAATCAATAATATGAACTTTGGTCCACGTCACTGCACTACACGGGAGGTAACACGAGAGGTAACACTGAGTTCCACTGTCACATGTCACATATGTAGCCTTGCATCAGGGTCCGAGTCGTACCCCGGCTGCAACGCGGTCAGTTCCCCGCGGGCAGTACGGTGCGCGCTCGCACGAACGTACCCGCACCGTTTGTATGACCATTCGTGTAACCGTTCTTCAGAGAACCATTCTTGTACACCTCCTTTATTTCCGTTGTTACTGGTTGCGGTGACTTCGCACGgacctaaaaaaaatcatgatggTTCACAAGTTGAAGAAAAAACAGCaattcacaatatttttttatatataggtggcaaatgagcaagcggccatatgaattcgccgaaatggcgaagcgaccgctgcccatagacattcgcaattgcagatgcgttgcctaccctcaatctacgaaggaggagacgcacagaaagagaatatttaaccttcctatgcatctcttcctccatcaaatccacctccccttcccatcctttccttataagaaaaaggtgggaaggggtagagaactaaaattaggcctccttcaccacactcatcagactgtacttggaattacttccacttcacgcctgtcttctgtgtggtcgtggtatttcaccgggcgagccgaccaattcgtgcaacttttgttgttgctggcgtctaccactgttaaaataaaatagagagATCTGATATAGTCGGAGTGATGTAGATGAGCTACCTTAGGTTTGGAGTATGACTGGTTGTAGAAGTCTTTGAATAGGAAGAAGAACATGACAGCGTGCATGCCTATCCACCAGACGAAGGCGCGCGGGTAGTCGCAGTCGATGAACAACAGTTGGAAAGCGTGCACCATGATGCCGATGAATTGCACCTGTAAATAACGCACTAATCAATATGACGTCACTGACACTGATTTCTGTACACAGAATGCTAACAAACGTAAATTGATCTAACAAAGCTGAGgaatttgttgtaaaattttagatacaaaatacttttattcaaaCATCTTCTTACCTTAATACCATTTTTTGGTATTCATATAAGTAGTGACATAAAAAAGGACGCGTACAAATTTTAACGGTTCAATTCCagataaaaattcaaatccGCTTtacatttgtgtaaatgtttaattttaaatttatgcgTCCGTTAAAACATTTAGTGATCATTTGCATTCCTTGagtatatctatattatattttttagtacgcaataaattatgtaaagtaCTCACGAGCTGATGGACTTCGATTAAACATTAGCTAATCGTTTACAAAGTaatgtcaatatttaatatactacCTAAGGCGTAATAACAAGACTTGAAGAATGTGGAAAAATGTTTAACGCACTAACTGAGATAGAAGGACGTCTAGTATAACATACGCAAAAGTTGTCAGTCAGGCGAATTCATATTTaagttgttacaaaataagacATTATTATTACTGTCGTTGCCAATTAAGACAAACTGAAATATCACATGAAAACGATTTGTAAGAGAAtgctaaattgtttttaactatttttatcgAATGCTTAGTTATTTCTAACTATTTACCGTTTCCTTTATTAATAGCAAATAAAACGCGGACTTTTTTTACGGATATCTTAGCAATACACTAAAACTAATatctttactaaaataatagcaACAATTAAGATTAGCACACGGTTTGGAAACATACGCGGGACCCTCcgataaactttaaaaaattaataacaatacatttactcaaatatgaaaagaaaatatgagaaaaaaattCTCTAATATAGTTGTCTCACTCGTGTTCACTTTTGTCTCGTTCATTCCGTATACAAAACGCACGACATTGTTCAGAGGCCAGTTTTGTATTACGAATATTACTCAACAATTTACATCCATATAAGGTCAATAAGAAACTTGTAATATGGCTAATATTATTACTTCCTACTGTATATATAATACGGcatatgtttaaataagaaGAGGTAAAGTATATTCTTATAGTAGGTTTTTacaatcaacaaaaaaaatatttgtattactgatttttcaaagataaataGGATGAAGAACTTTGAATACTTTAGACAGTAGAATCGCACCGTTATTTACTAGATCTGAAACGAATTTCCTATATGTCAAACAATATTTCTACACAAgttctcatataaaaaaaaatataaaatatacttaccaTTTGTAGGGTAGTAAGATATTTCTTCCACCACAAGTACCTCCTCATCTGAGGTCCCATAGCGGCCAACATGTAGTATGTATACATGACGATGTGTACAAAAGTGTTCAACAAGCCGAAGAAGGTGGAGTGGCCGCCAGGAGTGAACTTAACACCGAACCATACAGACATCGGCATCACTCCGTGGTGTATCACATGGAGGGTAGACACATGATCAAATTTCTTTCTTAATACAAAGAAgatctgaaataaattattttaaatttaatactatacCGGATTCCAATTCAAAGCCTAAATCATAGACAAACTACATTGTCTGCAAAAACtcctaaattacaaaatatttctggtaaaacactttttctcatataattatataaaactagctgtcgcccgcgactccgtccgcgcgtaggaaaaaaaacttaatagcggtatgaattttttctcgccttttaaaccttccctagacctccacgaacatttcaagactaagataaaTCATAAGATAAGtgaaatccgttcagccgttctcgagttttagtgaTACTAACgaacagaaattattttttatatatatatagattagttgctctaattttacaatattacatcACTTTGTCtcaaaattttcacaaaacatataaaaaattctaatatCGTAATGGCCACCATTTATAGAGTCTTACGTGCCtctgtttacatttatttttttctattgaagAATCGTATTATAGTAGAGCAGAATCTATTGCACAAATAGTGAGCCTATACCATCATAACAGACAGGGGAAAAACAAACGTACTCTATGTTTCTTCTGATATAAGAGGCTTAGTTCTAGTCCTACTACGAAAGTAAatgtttagaaatataaatagatttttagaGTTACAAAGATGCTTtcattttgcaaaataatgaTCTTACCGTATCAAAAAACTCCGTAAACTTTGAGAAATAATACCACCAACATGCATGTACCATctgaaaacattaaataaggATTATTATCTCGAAAAATgtcttttttcataaaaaaaatttaagaaaaaaaaatttttgcaaatacagtcaaaatctgttataacgacatcgaagggactactcatattgagtcgtaaaaaccgatagttgtaacaaccggtgacaggtattaataggaaagatatgtaataacattcagccaggacctttgattttggtcaatttaaccggtatgttgttctaaacgatgtcgctataaacggttttgactgtagaTTGTCCTTACTTGTTTGTGATGCCTTCAAT of Papilio machaon chromosome 6, ilPapMach1.1, whole genome shotgun sequence contains these proteins:
- the LOC106716754 gene encoding elongation of very long chain fatty acids protein AAEL008004 isoform X1, whose amino-acid sequence is MALILQYINDMQSFMDKYGDPRTNPWFLMSSPFPTLLICLSYVYLVKVLGPRFMENRKPFELKNVLILYNFLQVLFSAWLFYEIGAAGWFTGRYNFHCQPVDHSKHPQTMRMVHACWWYYFSKFTEFFDTIFFVLRKKFDHVSTLHVIHHGVMPMSVWFGVKFTPGGHSTFFGLLNTFVHIVMYTYYMLAAMGPQMRRYLWWKKYLTTLQMVQFIGIMVHAFQLLFIDCDYPRAFVWWIGMHAVMFFFLFKDFYNQSYSKPKVRAKSPQPVTTEIKEVYKNGSLKNGYTNGHTNGAGTFVRARTVLPAGN
- the LOC106716754 gene encoding elongation of very long chain fatty acids protein AAEL008004 isoform X2 yields the protein MALILQYINDMQSFMDKYGDPRTNPWFLMSSPFPTLLICLSYVYLVKVLGPRFMENRKPFELKNVLILYNFLQVLFSAWLFYESLMGGWLKHYSLRCQPVDYSDNPVATRMVHACWWYYFSKFTEFFDTIFFVLRKKFDHVSTLHVIHHGVMPMSVWFGVKFTPGGHSTFFGLLNTFVHIVMYTYYMLAAMGPQMRRYLWWKKYLTTLQMVQFIGIMVHAFQLLFIDCDYPRAFVWWIGMHAVMFFFLFKDFYNQSYSKPKVRAKSPQPVTTEIKEVYKNGSLKNGYTNGHTNGAGTFVRARTVLPAGN